In a genomic window of Gigantopelta aegis isolate Gae_Host chromosome 9, Gae_host_genome, whole genome shotgun sequence:
- the LOC121381761 gene encoding flocculation protein FLO11-like, with protein sequence MTPGTEPMSTDINTERNGAPGTEPMSTDINTERNGAPGTEPMSTAINTERNGAPGTEPMSTAINTERNGAPGTEPVPTAINTERNGAPGTEPMLTDINTERNGAPGTKPVSTAINTERNGSPGTEPMSTDINTERNGAPGTEPMSTAINTERNGAPGTEPMSTAINTERNGAPGTEPVPTAINTERNGAPGTEPMLTDINTERNGAPGTEPMSTDINTERNGAPGTDPVSTDINTERNGAPGTEPMSTNINTERNGAPGTKPVSTAINTERNGSPGTEPMSTDINTERNGAPGTEPMSTAINTERNGAPGTEPMSTAINTERNGAPGTEPVPTAINTERNGAPGTEPMLTAINTERNGAPGTEPMSTAINTERNGAPGTEPMSTAINTERNGAPGTEPVPTAINTERNGAPGTEPMLTDINTERNGAPGTEPMSTNINTERNGAPGTKPVSTAINTERNGSPGTEPMSTAINTERNGAPGTEPMSTAINTERNGAPGTEPVPTAINTERNGAPGTEPMLTDINTERNGAPGTKPVSTAINTERNGSPGTEPMSTDINTERNGAPGTEPMSTAINTERNGAPGTEPMSTAINTERNGAPGTEPVPTAINTERNGAPGTEPMLTDINTERNGAPGTEPMSTDINTERNGAPGTDPVSTDINTERNGAPGTEPMSTNINTERNGAPGTKPVSTAINTERNGSPGTEPMSTDINTERNGAPGTEPMSTAINTERNGAPGTEPMSTAINTERNGAPGTEPVPTAINTERNGAPGTEPMLTAINTERNGAPGTEPMSTAINTERNGAPGTEPMSTAINTERNGAPGTEPVPTAINTERNGAPGTEPMLTDINTERNGAPGTEPMSTNINTERNGAPGTKPVSTAINTERNGSPGTEPMSTDINTERNGAPGTEPMSTAINTERNGAPGTEPMSTAINTERNGAPGTEPVPTAINTERNGAPGTEPMLTDINTERNGAPGTEPMSTDINTERNGAPGTEPMSTNINTERNGAPGTKPVSTAINTERNGSPGTEPMSTDINTERNGAPGTEPMSTAINTERNGAPGTEPMSTAINTERNGAPGTEPVPTAINTERNGAPGTAPMLTDINTERNGAPGTEPMSTDINTERNGAPGTDPVSTDINTERNEQMDVSESIDVIMNVTPPTVFYNTIVSVAVVSWCGQGFTMMVVLLWCELMERSMASSTGTRYCNITSFH encoded by the exons ATGACACCAGGAACTGAGCCAATGTCAACTGATATTAATACTGAGAGAAACGGTGCACCAGGAACTGAGCCGATGTCAACTGATATTAATACTGAGAGAAACGGTGCCCCAGGAACTGAGCCGATGTCAACTGCTATTAATACTGAGAGAAACGGTGCCCCAGGAACTGAACCGATGTCAACTGCTATTAATACTGAGAGAAACGGTGCCCCAGGAACTGAGCCGGTGCCAACTGCTATTAATACTGAGAGAAACGGTGCCCCAGGAACTGAGCCGATGTTAACTGATATTAATACTGAGAGAAACGGTGCACCAGGAACTAAGCCTGTGTCAACTGCTATTAATACTGAGAGAAACGGTTCCCCAGGAACTGAGCCGATGTCAACTGATATTAATACTGAGAGAAACGGTGCCCCAGGAACTGAGCCGATGTCAACTGCTATTAATACTGAGAGAAACGGTGCCCCAGGAACTGAACCGATGTCAACTGCTATTAATACTGAGAGAAACGGTGCCCCAGGAACTGAGCCGGTGCCAACTGCTATTAATACTGAGAGAAACGGTGCCCCAGGAACTGAGCCGATGTTAACTGATATTAATACTGAGAGAAACGGTGCACCAGGAACTGAGCCGATGTCAACTGATATTAATACTGAGAGAAACGGTGCACCAGGAACTGACCCGGTGTCAACTGATATTAATACTGAGAGAAACGGTGCACCAGGAACTGAGCCAATGTCAACTAATATTAATACTGAGAGAAACGGTGCACCAGGAACTAAGCCTGTGTCAACTGCTATTAATACTGAGAGAAACGGTTCCCCAGGAACTGAGCCGATGTCAACTGATATTAATACTGAGAGAAACGGTGCCCCAGGAACTGAGCCGATGTCAACTGCTATTAATACTGAGAGAAACGGTGCCCCAGGAACTGAACCGATGTCAACTGCTATTAATACTGAGAGAAACGGTGCCCCAGGAACTGAGCCGGTGCCAACTGCTATTAATACTGAGAGAAACGGTGCCCCAGGAACTGAGCCGATGCTAACTGCTATTAATACTGAGAGAAACGGTGCACCAGGAACTGAGCCGATGTCAACTGCTATTAATACTGAGAGAAACGGTGCCCCAGGAACTGAACCGATGTCAACTGCTATTAATACTGAGAGAAACGGTGCCCCAGGAACTGAGCCGGTGCCAACTGCTATTAATACTGAGAGAAACGGTGCCCCAGGAACTGAGCCGATGTTAACTGATATTAATACTGAGAGAAACGGTGCACCAGGAACTGAACCGATGTCAACTAATATTAATACTGAGAGAAACGGTGCACCAGGAACTAAGCCTGTGTCAACTGCTATTAATACTGAGAGAAACGGTTCCCCAGGAACTGAGCCGATGTCAACTGCTATTAATACTGAGAGAAACGGTGCCCCAGGAACTGAACCGATGTCAACTGCTATTAATACTGAGAGAAACGGTGCCCCAGGAACTGAGCCGGTGCCAACTGCTATTAATACTGAGAGAAACGGTGCCCCAGGAACTGAGCCGATGTTAACTGATATTAATACTGAGAGAAACGGTGCACCAGGAACTAAGCCTGTGTCAACTGCTATTAATACTGAGAGAAACGGTTCCCCAGGAACTGAGCCGATGTCAACTGATATTAATACTGAGAGAAACGGTGCCCCAGGAACTGAGCCGATGTCAACTGCTATTAATACTGAGAGAAACGGTGCCCCAGGAACTGAACCGATGTCAACTGCTATTAATACTGAGAGAAACGGTGCCCCAGGAACTGAGCCGGTGCCAACTGCTATTAATACTGAGAGAAACGGTGCCCCAGGAACTGAGCCGATGTTAACTGATATTAATACTGAGAGAAACGGTGCACCAGGAACTGAGCCGATGTCAACTGATATTAATACTGAGAGAAACGGTGCACCAGGAACTGACCCGGTGTCAACTGATATTAATACTGAGAGAAACGGTGCACCAGGAACTGAGCCAATGTCAACTAATATTAATACTGAGAGAAACGGTGCACCAGGAACTAAGCCTGTGTCAACTGCTATTAATACTGAGAGAAACGGTTCCCCAGGAACTGAGCCGATGTCAACTGATATTAATACTGAGAGAAACGGTGCCCCAGGAACTGAGCCGATGTCAACTGCTATTAATACTGAGAGAAACGGTGCCCCAGGAACTGAACCGATGTCAACTGCTATTAATACTGAGAGAAACGGTGCCCCAGGAACTGAGCCGGTGCCAACTGCTATTAATACTGAGAGAAACGGTGCCCCAGGAACTGAGCCGATGCTAACTGCTATTAATACTGAGAGAAACGGTGCACCAGGAACTGAGCCGATGTCAACTGCTATTAATACTGAGAGAAACGGTGCCCCAGGAACTGAACCGATGTCAACTGCTATTAATACTGAGAGAAACGGTGCCCCAGGAACTGAGCCGGTGCCAACTGCTATTAATACTGAGAGAAACGGTGCCCCAGGAACTGAGCCGATGTTAACTGATATTAATACTGAGAGAAACGGTGCACCAGGAACTGAACCGATGTCAACTAATATTAATACTGAGAGAAACGGTGCACCAGGAACTAAGCCTGTGTCAACTGCTATTAATACTGAGAGAAACGGTTCCCCAGGAACTGAGCCGATGTCAACTGATATTAATACTGAGAGAAACGGTGCCCCAGGAACTGAGCCGATGTCAACTGCTATTAATACTGAGAGAAACGGTGCCCCAGGAACTGAACCGATGTCAACTGCTATTAATACTGAGAGAAACGGTGCCCCAGGAACTGAGCCGGTGCCAACTGCTATTAATACTGAGAGAAACGGTGCCCCAGGAACTGAGCCGATGTTAACTGATATTAATACTGAGAGAAACGGTGCACCAGGAACTGAGCCGATGTCAACTGATATTAATACTGAGAGAAACGGTGCACCAGGAACTGAGCCAATGTCAACTAATATTAATACTGAGAGAAACGGTGCACCAGGAACTAAGCCTGTGTCAACTGCTATTAATACTGAGAGAAACGGTTCCCCAGGAACTGAGCCGATGTCAACTGATATTAATACTGAGAGAAACGGTGCCCCAGGAACTGAGCCGATGTCAACTGCTATTAATACTGAGAGAAACGGTGCCCCAGGAACTGAACCGATGTCAACTGCTATTAATACTGAGAGAAACGGTGCCCCAGGAACTGAGCCGGTGCCAACTGCTATTAATACTGAGAGAAACGGTGCCCCAGGAACTGCGCCGATGTTAACTGATATTAATACTGAGAGAAACGGTGCACCAGGAACTGAGCCGATGTCAACTGATATTAATACTGAGAGAAACGGTGCACCAGGAACTGACCCGGTGTCAACTGATATTAATACTGAGAGAAACG AGCAGATGGACGTTTCAGAATCTATCGACGTCATAATGAACGTTACGCCACCAACTGTGTTCTACAACACGATCGTTTCGGTGgcggtagtgtcatggtgtgggcagggATTCACCATGATGGTCGTACTGCTTTGGTGCGAGTTAATGGAGCGCTCAATGGCCAGCTCTACTGGGACGAGATACTGCAACATCACGTCGTTCCACTGA